The Methanobrevibacter sp. DNA window TCAGGCGTTTTAAATACCGTTTTAAGAATTTCAAATGAAAAAGAGTTCCCCAAAGACAATATTGAAGTTATTCCAGGAATCAGTTCACTCCAACTTGCAGCTGCAAAATGCCACATTCAATGGGATAATGCAAATGTGATGACCTTCCACGGCAGGGAAAACATAGATGATATTTTACCTGTAATCAACAATGGCAAAACAACAATTGCCCTTCCTTCAAGAAAAGTGAAAGACATGGCCCAATTCCTGCTTGACAATGGTGTTGAGGAAGACAGAAAAGTTATAGTCTGTGAAAGATTAAGTTATCCAGACGAGAACATTGTTGAGTCAACCTTAAAAGAAATTGCTCAAAGTGAATTTACTTATATGTGCATTATGATAATATATTAGGATAATTTATTCCTAAAAACCATTTTAAAAGTCATTTACTATTTATTTTTAAAATTAAAGTTTATATATTCAAAATATCAATCTTTTAATGCCAATTTGATAAAAAATTGGTATTGAGGTAGATATTATGAATGCAAAAATAAACACCACTTGTTTCATTTTACTATTTCTTTTTTTAATTACTGCCGTTTCGGCAGCAGATGTTAAAAATGAAACAATATTAACTGCTCAACAGCCTGATTCCAATCAGGAATTAAATAAATTAAGTACCAGCAAAACAACAGTTAAAGAAAAAGTTACTTTAAGTGCTCCCGATTTAAAGATGTATTATAAAGACGGAAGCAAATTTAAAGCAACAGTGAAAAATAAGAATAAAAAAGCAATAACAAAAGCAAAAGTGGATTTTACCGTTAATGGCAAAGTCTACAGTAAACAGACAGACAGCAAAGGAAATGTTTATCTTACAATCAGTTTAAAAAGTGGAAACTATCCAATTACCACAAAATTTGCTGGAACAAGCAAATACTCTGCATCATCCAAAAAAAGTACCATTACAGTCAAAAGCACGATAAAGTGTAGTGATTTTAAAAAATATTACAAAAATACATCACCATA harbors:
- a CDS encoding cobalt-precorrin-7 (C(5))-methyltransferase, which produces MPSGKIYIIGIGPGAAEYLTKKAIDTVKASDYTVGSTRAIELFDDVQNKIAFNVKELLDKLNEGVQLACDGNTVSILSTGDPGFSGVLNTVLRISNEKEFPKDNIEVIPGISSLQLAAAKCHIQWDNANVMTFHGRENIDDILPVINNGKTTIALPSRKVKDMAQFLLDNGVEEDRKVIVCERLSYPDENIVESTLKEIAQSEFTYMCIMIIY